A genomic region of Aeropyrum pernix K1 contains the following coding sequences:
- a CDS encoding aminopeptidase: MYRFVSKTGEAARLIVDYCISASRGDDVAVSFGLPAIDFARAVALEVLSRGAYPLLNLRDEYVAEAMYRLAPEELLDYISPIDMYMLEKVDASISIISPLHTKPLATADPGKVARRSRASRPLTELFMKRDGEGSLRWTVTAYPAPSLAQEAGMGLLEFEDFVVRALKLHEDDPVAAWKRQAEWQEKVAALLSKASELRVVSSGTDITFRVEGRIWINDDGKKNMPGGEVFTAPHEDGVEGVVTFDFPAVWRGLEVEGVRLEFRGGQVVKASASKGEEHLRRILETDEGAKRLGELAFGLNYDIQRHIKNILFDEKIGGTMHMALGAAYPSTGGRNQSAIHWDMVKDLRRESRVYADGDLIFENGRFIEDYL; the protein is encoded by the coding sequence GTGTACAGGTTTGTCAGTAAGACGGGTGAGGCAGCCCGACTTATAGTAGACTACTGCATATCCGCCTCTAGGGGGGACGATGTCGCAGTATCCTTCGGCCTCCCTGCGATAGACTTTGCCAGGGCAGTGGCCCTTGAGGTCCTCTCGCGCGGGGCCTACCCCCTCCTGAACCTGAGGGACGAGTACGTCGCGGAGGCCATGTACAGGCTGGCCCCCGAAGAGCTGCTAGACTATATATCGCCTATAGACATGTACATGCTTGAGAAAGTGGACGCCAGTATAAGCATAATAAGCCCCCTCCACACCAAGCCCCTAGCCACAGCAGACCCCGGGAAGGTGGCTAGGCGTAGCAGGGCGTCGAGGCCCCTGACGGAGCTGTTCATGAAGAGGGATGGTGAGGGCAGCCTGAGGTGGACGGTCACAGCATACCCTGCACCCAGCCTTGCGCAGGAGGCTGGTATGGGGCTGCTCGAGTTCGAGGATTTCGTTGTTAGAGCGTTGAAGCTGCATGAGGACGATCCTGTCGCTGCCTGGAAGAGGCAGGCCGAGTGGCAGGAGAAGGTGGCCGCCCTGCTCAGCAAGGCCTCCGAGCTGAGAGTGGTGTCCAGCGGCACAGACATAACGTTCAGGGTTGAAGGGAGGATATGGATAAATGATGACGGCAAGAAGAACATGCCGGGAGGCGAGGTCTTCACAGCACCGCACGAGGACGGTGTGGAGGGAGTAGTGACGTTCGACTTCCCAGCAGTGTGGAGGGGCTTAGAGGTGGAGGGGGTGAGGCTGGAGTTCCGGGGCGGGCAGGTAGTGAAGGCCTCCGCCTCCAAGGGAGAGGAGCATCTAAGGAGAATACTCGAGACGGACGAGGGCGCTAAGAGGCTGGGAGAACTGGCCTTCGGCCTGAACTACGATATACAGAGGCATATAAAGAACATACTCTTCGACGAGAAGATAGGCGGCACAATGCACATGGCCCTAGGGGCGGCTTATCCCAGCACAGGAGGCAGGAACCAGTCGGCTATACACTGGGACATGGTCAAGGACCTGAGGAGAGAGTCCAGGGTCTACGCCGACGGCGACCTCATCTTCGAGAACGGCAGGTTCATAGAGGACTACCTATAA
- a CDS encoding phosphate signaling complex PhoU family protein, producing MDGRAAYKRRIQLTGRSTYIVSLPKEWVETWRLGRGSEVTLEVMPDGSLKIAPSASERPARRDRRVIDLRGKELDLSFVIKSVIASYLAGYDEVLLLFGDGSVDAVSKIRSIVESNILGFNVLEEGPGYIVFVSVVDHRSMEFSRALSRMARIAAEMIRDVARGLENGDRGLLDLVAERDQLVDKLYLYMARQMTMASSGRLPLKDLGVYSPAEIVHLFLAVKSIERVADHATILSVRVSASLGAGMSVENGLSSLVMEAAEGFSKSVEALIKADAGLAASIAPVLSEYRSRLESMTAQEFLRGGGSLLRYLVIDSMRRITGYSLDIAEAALDISAVREKAKSEGP from the coding sequence TTGGACGGTAGGGCTGCCTACAAGAGGAGGATCCAGCTCACCGGGCGCTCCACGTATATCGTGAGCCTGCCTAAGGAGTGGGTGGAAACATGGAGGCTGGGCAGGGGGAGCGAGGTTACGCTGGAGGTTATGCCTGACGGCAGCCTCAAAATCGCCCCGTCTGCTTCGGAGAGGCCTGCGAGGAGGGATAGGCGCGTTATAGATCTGAGGGGTAAGGAGCTCGACTTGTCATTCGTTATCAAAAGCGTTATAGCCTCATACTTAGCCGGCTATGACGAGGTGCTCCTCCTCTTCGGCGACGGCAGTGTAGACGCTGTGTCTAAGATCAGGAGTATAGTCGAGTCGAACATACTCGGTTTCAACGTTCTCGAGGAGGGTCCGGGGTACATAGTGTTCGTTTCTGTGGTCGACCACAGGAGCATGGAGTTCTCACGCGCCCTATCTAGGATGGCTAGGATAGCGGCGGAAATGATCAGAGACGTCGCCAGGGGGCTGGAAAACGGGGATAGAGGTTTGCTGGACCTGGTTGCCGAGAGGGACCAGCTTGTAGACAAGCTATACCTCTACATGGCTAGGCAGATGACTATGGCCTCGAGCGGCAGGCTACCCCTCAAGGACCTCGGCGTCTACTCCCCCGCCGAGATAGTGCACCTCTTCCTGGCCGTCAAGAGCATAGAGAGGGTGGCGGATCACGCGACAATACTCTCGGTGAGAGTCTCGGCTAGCCTAGGAGCAGGCATGAGCGTTGAGAACGGCCTTTCAAGCCTGGTGATGGAGGCTGCGGAAGGCTTCTCAAAGAGTGTTGAAGCCCTCATAAAGGCTGACGCAGGCCTGGCTGCCAGCATCGCACCGGTGCTGAGCGAGTACAGGAGCAGGCTGGAGAGCATGACGGCCCAGGAGTTCCTGAGGGGGGGTGGGAGCCTCCTACGCTACCTGGTAATAGATAGTATGAGGAGGATAACGGGCTACTCCCTCGACATAGCCGAGGCGGCGCTAGACATTTCGGCAGTAAGAGAGAAAGCTAAAAGTGAAGGGCCGTGA
- a CDS encoding aconitase X swivel domain-containing protein, whose amino-acid sequence MEVLRYRSRPIVGGEAEGPAVVIDSLSFYGEVDPETGVTSGGKPLAGRVAAIRRSRGSTVGSYVIYALKENGVAPLAILMERAEPIVIAGCVLAGIPLYDGLPPEFFERVRDGYRVRVHSDGLVEVLGPGQP is encoded by the coding sequence GTGGAGGTCCTCAGGTACAGGTCCAGGCCTATTGTTGGGGGGGAGGCGGAGGGGCCGGCGGTTGTTATAGATAGCCTCAGCTTCTACGGCGAGGTAGACCCGGAGACCGGGGTGACGAGCGGTGGAAAGCCGCTTGCAGGCAGGGTGGCGGCCATCAGGAGGAGCAGGGGTAGCACGGTGGGAAGCTACGTGATCTACGCCCTAAAGGAGAACGGCGTGGCACCGCTGGCCATACTCATGGAGAGGGCGGAGCCGATAGTTATAGCCGGCTGCGTCCTAGCCGGTATACCTCTCTACGACGGCCTGCCGCCAGAGTTCTTCGAGAGGGTTAGGGACGGCTACAGGGTTAGGGTGCATAGCGACGGGCTCGTCGAGGTCCTAGGCCCTGGCCAGCCCTAG
- a CDS encoding translation initiation factor IF-5A gives MSVNYATLGDLKKGSYIVIDGEPCRIVEMSRAKTGKHGSAKAHVVAICVFSGQKKSLVAPVDTRVQIPVIEKRLGQVLADMGDMVQIMDLETYDTFEVEKPGGNEEEEQLAAKLQPGVTVEYWLIMGKPKIIRIRSSSS, from the coding sequence ATGAGTGTCAACTATGCAACGCTGGGGGACCTCAAGAAGGGCAGTTATATAGTGATAGACGGTGAGCCCTGCAGGATAGTTGAGATGAGCAGGGCCAAGACAGGTAAGCACGGCAGCGCCAAGGCTCATGTGGTTGCCATATGCGTGTTCTCCGGCCAGAAAAAGAGTCTGGTGGCGCCGGTCGACACTAGGGTTCAGATTCCAGTTATAGAGAAGAGGCTTGGCCAGGTGCTGGCGGATATGGGGGACATGGTCCAGATAATGGACCTGGAGACCTACGATACCTTCGAGGTCGAGAAGCCTGGGGGGAACGAGGAGGAGGAGCAGCTGGCAGCCAAGCTGCAGCCAGGGGTCACCGTGGAGTACTGGCTGATAATGGGCAAGCCCAAGATAATCAGGATAAGGAGCTCCTCCAGCTAG
- a CDS encoding UbiD family decarboxylase — protein MEDASLKSFLEKVGYRVVDRTLSREYEVARLIAETQGCGPPLLARIEGVRQPVAVNVVDTREKLYKALGVTGDSEAYAKIVDSTMRPGRLEYVDKPPLDEMPEGFEGLPAARFYEGEAGLYLSSGIVIACYEGVCNASIHRLLILGRERAAIRIVPRHLWHLYRKARERGEDLPATVVVGLHPAVLLAAATSPPLGVFELGLAAGMLGGSMKVYRSPVHGNPVPLGAAMVADVWITGEQVEEGPYVDALLTYDRVRRQPVVRLEAAYIKEGEYTHTIMGGSLEHVNLMGFPREASIWEAVRRALPRVRAVRLTPASGGWLHAVIAVEKQHEGDGKTAIMAAFAAHPSLKHVVVVDSDVDVDDPMQVEWAIATRFQADKDLVIIPRARGSTLDPSAADGLTAKMGLDATKPLDAGMGYERGRIPGFKWGSRRCHQPGD, from the coding sequence ATGGAGGATGCGAGTCTAAAGAGCTTCCTAGAGAAGGTTGGGTACAGGGTTGTGGATAGAACGCTCTCGAGGGAATACGAGGTAGCTAGGCTGATAGCCGAGACCCAGGGGTGCGGTCCGCCCCTTCTGGCCAGGATTGAGGGTGTCAGACAGCCTGTCGCCGTTAACGTGGTGGACACCCGCGAAAAGCTCTACAAAGCCCTAGGTGTCACCGGGGATTCTGAGGCTTACGCCAAGATAGTAGACTCGACGATGAGGCCCGGGAGGCTGGAGTACGTGGATAAGCCGCCCTTGGATGAGATGCCTGAGGGTTTCGAGGGACTTCCCGCGGCGAGGTTCTACGAGGGAGAGGCGGGCCTCTACCTCTCTTCAGGGATCGTCATCGCCTGCTATGAGGGGGTGTGTAACGCCAGCATACACAGGCTCCTTATACTCGGCAGGGAGAGGGCAGCAATACGTATAGTCCCCCGCCACCTGTGGCACCTCTACAGGAAGGCTAGGGAGAGGGGCGAGGACCTCCCCGCCACTGTCGTAGTAGGCCTACACCCCGCCGTGCTGCTAGCCGCCGCTACTAGCCCGCCCCTGGGGGTCTTCGAGCTAGGCCTGGCGGCTGGCATGCTGGGGGGCTCCATGAAGGTCTATAGGAGCCCGGTCCACGGCAACCCCGTCCCCCTGGGTGCAGCTATGGTTGCCGATGTATGGATAACGGGAGAGCAGGTGGAGGAGGGGCCCTACGTTGACGCTCTACTCACCTACGACAGGGTTAGGAGGCAGCCTGTAGTCAGGCTCGAGGCAGCCTACATCAAGGAGGGTGAGTACACCCACACTATAATGGGGGGGAGCCTGGAGCACGTTAATCTAATGGGCTTCCCTAGGGAGGCCAGCATATGGGAGGCTGTGAGGAGGGCTCTACCGAGAGTCAGAGCCGTCAGGCTGACGCCCGCCAGCGGTGGATGGCTGCACGCTGTGATAGCTGTAGAGAAGCAGCACGAGGGCGACGGGAAGACGGCTATAATGGCCGCGTTTGCCGCCCACCCTAGCCTCAAGCACGTGGTTGTTGTCGACAGTGACGTCGATGTTGATGACCCCATGCAGGTCGAGTGGGCCATAGCAACCCGCTTCCAGGCCGACAAGGACCTAGTTATAATACCGAGGGCAAGAGGTTCGACCCTCGACCCGAGCGCTGCAGACGGCCTGACAGCTAAGATGGGTTTAGACGCTACTAAGCCCCTTGACGCGGGCATGGGGTACGAGAGGGGCAGGATACCGGGGTTTAAATGGGGCTCCAGGAGGTGCCACCAGCCGGGAGACTAA
- a CDS encoding aconitase X catalytic domain-containing protein: protein MYLTREEERILAGEEGEARAKALEVIVKVGEAVGAERLIPIKHAHVSGASYMTIGDAGLRFLARLAESGARFSVPTTVNPVSYDVEEPGAIPMTRLSPRIVKAQSEILKALEAMGADLILTCTPYYTEVPRRVGLREGDSVAWGESSAVAYANSVLGIHTNREGGPLALMAGIAGRTYFYGAHDPEWRKPRVAYRLETPKVLDETEAGVLGEVIATQHRDEHPPLLDAPLGGEAALKEFSAAVGSAGSLAMVHITGVTPGDPGDMIEEVVTMDYGDLARRMEDLAPGFEPDILYVGCPHASIEELRRLYRALSKAGERAGRRTVVSISRSLYLQALREGLVEKLKGLGVRFVRDSCLIVSPFSSGARGVRVATNSYKAYFYLSKKGVEVGLAPIEALPKLVS from the coding sequence TTGTACCTGACGAGGGAGGAGGAGAGGATTCTGGCCGGCGAGGAGGGCGAGGCTAGGGCGAAGGCGCTGGAGGTTATAGTGAAGGTCGGCGAGGCTGTCGGGGCCGAGAGGCTAATACCAATTAAACACGCCCACGTCTCCGGGGCAAGCTACATGACTATAGGGGATGCTGGCCTCCGCTTCCTAGCCAGACTGGCTGAGAGCGGGGCTAGGTTCAGCGTGCCAACCACAGTGAACCCCGTTAGCTACGACGTTGAAGAGCCCGGCGCTATCCCCATGACTCGTCTGAGCCCCAGGATCGTGAAGGCCCAGAGCGAGATACTAAAGGCTCTAGAAGCTATGGGCGCGGACTTGATACTGACGTGCACGCCCTACTACACCGAGGTCCCCCGGAGAGTAGGACTCAGAGAGGGGGATAGCGTGGCCTGGGGCGAGTCCAGCGCAGTGGCCTATGCAAACAGTGTTCTGGGCATACACACTAACCGCGAGGGGGGTCCCCTGGCACTGATGGCGGGCATAGCAGGGAGGACCTACTTCTACGGAGCCCACGATCCCGAGTGGAGGAAGCCTAGGGTGGCCTACAGGCTTGAAACGCCGAAGGTGCTTGACGAGACCGAGGCCGGGGTGCTCGGGGAGGTTATAGCGACGCAGCACAGGGACGAGCATCCCCCCCTCCTAGACGCCCCCCTGGGGGGTGAGGCGGCGCTCAAAGAGTTCTCCGCCGCCGTAGGCTCGGCTGGCAGCCTGGCGATGGTTCACATAACCGGGGTGACCCCCGGGGACCCTGGTGACATGATTGAGGAGGTTGTGACTATGGACTACGGCGACCTGGCAAGGAGGATGGAGGACCTGGCTCCAGGCTTCGAACCCGACATCCTCTACGTTGGCTGCCCCCACGCCAGCATAGAGGAGCTTAGGAGGCTCTACAGGGCCCTCTCGAAGGCTGGGGAGAGGGCGGGGCGTAGGACCGTGGTCTCGATCTCGAGGAGCCTCTACCTGCAAGCCCTCAGAGAGGGCCTGGTTGAGAAGCTAAAGGGGCTGGGTGTAAGGTTCGTGAGGGACTCCTGCCTCATAGTCAGCCCCTTCAGCAGCGGCGCCCGAGGGGTGAGGGTGGCTACCAACAGCTACAAGGCCTACTTCTACCTGTCGAAGAAGGGTGTAGAGGTGGGTCTGGCGCCTATAGAGGCTCTGCCAAAGCTGGTGTCGTAG
- the tmk gene encoding dTMP kinase, whose translation MRIVALEGIDGSGVSTHSRLLHARLAGAGVKSCLWKEPTEGPVGRLIRGFLRSTEGVDSDLMALLFAADRLWGLRLGVVERCGGSPEVLVVDRYKYSSLAYQGVGSGLEWVDAVNRKAPEAEILVYIDVPTEVALRRITARERREVFETPEFLERVKSMYEEVLRLARARGVKVIRVEGVRGGVERGIEDVQGEIAERVFEALGLARA comes from the coding sequence ATGAGGATAGTAGCCCTTGAGGGCATAGACGGCTCCGGAGTCTCCACACACTCCAGGCTGCTCCACGCCAGGCTTGCGGGCGCGGGAGTCAAGTCCTGCCTCTGGAAGGAGCCCACGGAGGGGCCTGTGGGCCGGCTGATAAGAGGGTTCCTGAGGAGTACAGAGGGTGTGGACAGCGACTTGATGGCCCTGCTATTCGCTGCAGACAGGCTGTGGGGGCTCCGGCTAGGCGTGGTGGAGAGGTGCGGCGGCAGCCCCGAGGTCCTCGTCGTCGACCGTTACAAGTACAGCAGCCTAGCCTACCAGGGCGTCGGCTCGGGGTTGGAGTGGGTTGACGCGGTTAACAGGAAGGCGCCGGAGGCGGAGATCCTCGTCTACATAGATGTCCCGACCGAGGTGGCCCTGAGGAGGATAACGGCCAGAGAGAGGAGGGAGGTTTTCGAGACACCCGAGTTTCTAGAACGCGTTAAAAGCATGTACGAGGAGGTCCTGAGGCTTGCCAGAGCCAGGGGCGTGAAGGTTATACGGGTTGAGGGCGTCAGGGGAGGGGTTGAGAGAGGTATAGAGGATGTGCAGGGTGAGATAGCGGAGAGGGTTTTCGAGGCCCTAGGGCTGGCCAGGGCCTAG
- a CDS encoding NUDIX hydrolase, whose protein sequence is MARLYPGQPVVGVGCLVFRGGRILLVKRKYPPGRGKWSIPGGHVRLGETLEEVAARELEEETGIKGRPLGVVNVDDAITVDDKGVRYHYVLITVLLEDLGGEPRGGDDAEEAGFYTLDEALKLNLTPSTLGLIDKITRGMLCLEKPIKPRRYRPAD, encoded by the coding sequence ATGGCTAGGCTGTACCCCGGCCAGCCTGTTGTCGGCGTGGGGTGCCTGGTGTTCAGGGGTGGGAGGATTCTCCTGGTCAAGCGGAAGTACCCGCCGGGCAGGGGGAAGTGGAGCATACCCGGGGGGCATGTGAGGCTGGGGGAGACTCTGGAGGAGGTTGCTGCTAGGGAGCTTGAGGAGGAGACTGGCATCAAGGGGCGTCCTCTGGGGGTGGTTAACGTTGACGACGCGATAACTGTGGACGACAAGGGGGTTAGGTATCACTATGTTTTAATTACTGTCCTTCTCGAGGACCTGGGGGGCGAGCCACGAGGTGGCGATGACGCGGAAGAAGCTGGATTCTACACGCTGGACGAGGCCCTCAAACTCAACCTCACCCCATCCACCCTAGGGCTTATAGACAAGATAACCAGGGGCATGCTCTGCCTCGAAAAGCCCATCAAGCCTAGAAGGTACAGGCCTGCCGACTGA
- a CDS encoding phosphoadenosine phosphosulfate reductase family protein, which yields MLRVVARSRKDAKAAKAAVEKFMGGWGIEVESLGGPRGGALEEAILREARPFTVFLLGREDLDPNSMGGLQDALPPFSEVAVVKGSRVRNVRVEAIYSALNSARARIRLRTHWSGSTFILSRRPGSVEVEDLPYSPQGDSFFVYGRGSKVLGLFMQRSIGGAALLFKMYGGKHLVYSGPRPLGELVIDNSKPLPQGRLYRRVKPVRVDVESLVEANRSILRVLEQHSAEVLRMVGEDVDTVIVPWSGGKDSTAALLLAVEAFGRDAVKAVYVDTGIDFIENAEYVEKVASTLGVDLVYARADVDEGLLIEGMPMPDPEYRWCTGRKLEALRQAFRTVSRGKTVVVTGDRDGESEKRGKRPPLRYDEKLGYPVVSPLKLWSGGHVQLYILSKGIPLNPLYEAGFYRIGCYLCFALRSWEIEVMKRGGIIERILRERPGHRELVEKFLELKKKGFGGDLGACICGV from the coding sequence ATGCTAAGGGTAGTGGCGAGGAGTAGGAAGGACGCTAAGGCTGCCAAGGCTGCCGTCGAGAAGTTCATGGGAGGATGGGGTATAGAGGTCGAGAGCCTCGGCGGCCCCAGGGGCGGTGCCCTAGAGGAGGCTATACTGAGGGAGGCCAGGCCGTTCACTGTATTCCTCCTGGGCAGGGAGGACCTCGACCCCAATAGTATGGGGGGTTTACAAGACGCGCTCCCCCCCTTCTCCGAGGTAGCGGTGGTTAAGGGGTCGAGGGTTAGGAACGTTAGGGTAGAAGCTATATACTCAGCCCTCAACAGCGCCAGAGCCAGGATCAGGCTTAGGACGCACTGGAGCGGCTCCACCTTCATACTCTCTCGCCGGCCTGGCAGCGTTGAAGTAGAGGATCTTCCCTACAGCCCTCAGGGCGACAGCTTCTTCGTCTACGGGAGGGGCTCTAAGGTTCTAGGCTTGTTCATGCAGAGGAGTATAGGAGGCGCCGCGCTGCTGTTCAAAATGTATGGTGGAAAGCACCTGGTGTACAGCGGGCCGAGGCCCCTGGGCGAGCTAGTGATAGACAATTCTAAGCCGCTCCCCCAGGGCAGGCTCTACAGACGTGTTAAGCCTGTCCGCGTCGATGTAGAAAGCCTAGTAGAGGCTAACAGGAGTATTCTGAGGGTATTGGAGCAGCATTCCGCTGAGGTCCTGAGGATGGTGGGTGAGGATGTGGACACCGTGATTGTACCGTGGAGCGGCGGCAAAGACTCTACGGCAGCCCTTCTCCTGGCGGTCGAGGCTTTCGGCAGGGACGCTGTCAAGGCAGTCTACGTCGACACCGGGATAGACTTTATAGAGAACGCCGAGTATGTTGAGAAGGTGGCTTCCACCCTAGGCGTCGATCTAGTTTATGCGAGGGCCGACGTCGACGAGGGGCTGCTAATAGAGGGCATGCCCATGCCGGACCCCGAGTACAGGTGGTGCACCGGGAGGAAGCTGGAGGCCCTCCGGCAAGCCTTCCGAACAGTCTCCCGAGGCAAAACCGTAGTAGTGACTGGAGACAGGGATGGAGAGTCTGAGAAAAGGGGCAAAAGACCGCCCCTCAGATACGATGAGAAGCTAGGATATCCTGTTGTGTCGCCCCTTAAGCTGTGGAGCGGCGGCCATGTACAGCTCTACATACTATCGAAGGGCATACCCCTGAACCCGCTCTACGAGGCAGGGTTCTACAGGATAGGATGCTACCTATGCTTTGCGCTTCGAAGCTGGGAGATAGAGGTTATGAAGAGGGGCGGTATAATAGAGAGGATACTCAGGGAGAGGCCCGGGCATAGGGAGCTTGTGGAGAAGTTCCTTGAGTTGAAGAAGAAGGGTTTTGGAGGCGACCTAGGGGCCTGCATATGCGGGGTGTAA
- a CDS encoding tyrosine--tRNA ligase: MDVEERFNRIARNTVEIVTEEELKGLLASGARIKGYIGYEPSGVAHIGWLVWMYKVKDLVEAGVDFSVLEATWHAYINDKLGGDMDLIRAAARIVRRVMEAAGVPVERVRFVDAEELASDKDYWGLVIRVAKRASLARVRRALTIMGRRAEEAEVDASKLIYPLMQVSDIFYMDLDIALGGMDQRKAHMLARDVAEKLGRKKPVAIHTPIISSLQGPGRMEASQGEIDDVLAEVKMSKSKPETAVFVVDSDDDIRRKIRKAYCPAKQVQGNPVLEIARYILFARDGFTLRVDRPAKYGGPVEYTSYEELERDYTDGRLHPLDLKNAVAESLIEVVRPIRGAVLGDPAMKRALEAIEGKVTR; the protein is encoded by the coding sequence GTGGATGTTGAGGAGAGGTTTAACAGAATTGCACGGAATACCGTGGAGATCGTCACCGAAGAGGAGTTGAAGGGGCTGTTGGCATCAGGAGCCAGGATTAAGGGCTACATAGGCTATGAGCCGAGCGGTGTCGCCCACATAGGCTGGCTTGTCTGGATGTACAAGGTTAAAGATCTTGTCGAGGCTGGCGTGGACTTCTCGGTTCTCGAGGCGACTTGGCACGCGTATATCAACGATAAGCTCGGGGGCGACATGGATCTCATTAGAGCTGCGGCAAGGATTGTTAGGAGGGTTATGGAGGCTGCTGGGGTTCCCGTTGAGAGGGTTAGATTCGTGGATGCTGAGGAGCTTGCCAGTGATAAGGATTACTGGGGTCTCGTCATAAGAGTTGCGAAGAGGGCTAGTCTGGCCAGGGTTAGGAGGGCTCTGACTATAATGGGTAGGAGGGCTGAGGAGGCCGAGGTTGATGCTTCGAAGCTCATCTACCCTCTCATGCAGGTTTCAGACATTTTCTACATGGACCTCGACATAGCCCTAGGGGGTATGGACCAGAGGAAGGCTCACATGCTTGCCAGGGATGTTGCCGAGAAGCTTGGCAGGAAGAAGCCTGTTGCGATACACACCCCAATAATCTCGAGCCTTCAGGGGCCGGGGAGGATGGAGGCCTCCCAGGGGGAGATAGACGACGTGCTGGCTGAGGTCAAGATGAGCAAGTCTAAGCCGGAGACGGCTGTGTTCGTTGTTGACAGCGACGACGACATAAGGAGGAAGATAAGGAAGGCTTACTGCCCTGCAAAGCAGGTTCAGGGGAACCCGGTGCTCGAGATAGCGAGATATATACTATTTGCTAGGGACGGCTTCACCCTACGAGTCGACAGGCCAGCCAAGTATGGAGGGCCAGTGGAGTATACGAGCTATGAGGAGCTCGAGAGGGACTACACTGATGGCAGGCTGCACCCCCTAGACCTCAAGAACGCTGTGGCCGAAAGCCTGATTGAAGTAGTGAGGCCTATTAGAGGGGCGGTTCTCGGCGACCCCGCAATGAAGAGGGCGCTTGAAGCGATAGAAGGTAAGGTTACGAGATAG
- a CDS encoding ATP-binding protein, producing the protein MARCSVCGAPAVAYIRYQRRYLCRDHYLEFVESKVERAIMRHRLVGKGDRVLAAVSGGKDSSTLLAVLSRLSRRIGFHVVALYIHLGIYEYSEKSREASIRLASQLDVPLIVFDLNEVLGAGIPELAKASKRPPCSVCGMVKRYVINAAAVELGVDAVALGHNADDIAVYNLKSFLNQDLEAISKLGVKTESIPGVAVGRVRPLYYVYEKESFLYSLLAGLPFLHEECPFVERRQMEVELKETVNQLEDKRPGLKLQMVSKLAKRVEDYPKPKGSIGRCPSCGLLSSGGECSFCRVTRRALGRPMGPVVREWFRRRAQELGLGASWRSSLS; encoded by the coding sequence GTGGCTAGGTGCAGCGTCTGCGGCGCCCCCGCGGTGGCGTATATCAGGTACCAGAGGCGGTATTTATGCAGAGACCACTATCTCGAGTTCGTGGAGTCCAAGGTAGAGAGGGCAATAATGAGGCACAGGCTTGTTGGTAAGGGGGATAGGGTCCTCGCGGCAGTCTCGGGTGGCAAAGACAGCTCCACGCTGCTGGCAGTCCTCTCGAGGCTTTCAAGGAGGATCGGGTTCCACGTAGTCGCGCTCTACATACACCTGGGCATCTACGAGTACTCCGAGAAGAGCAGGGAAGCCTCTATCAGGCTTGCCAGCCAGCTGGACGTGCCCCTCATAGTGTTTGACTTGAATGAGGTCCTGGGGGCTGGCATACCGGAGCTTGCCAAGGCTTCTAAGAGGCCGCCGTGCAGCGTGTGCGGCATGGTTAAACGCTACGTCATAAACGCTGCCGCCGTTGAGCTGGGCGTCGATGCCGTCGCCCTCGGCCACAACGCAGACGACATAGCCGTGTACAACCTAAAGTCCTTCCTCAACCAGGACCTAGAGGCTATATCGAAGCTCGGCGTCAAGACGGAGAGCATACCGGGCGTGGCCGTGGGGAGGGTGAGGCCTCTCTACTACGTTTACGAGAAGGAGAGCTTCCTCTACTCCCTCCTGGCCGGCCTCCCCTTCCTGCACGAGGAGTGCCCCTTCGTCGAGAGGAGGCAGATGGAGGTGGAGCTGAAGGAGACGGTCAACCAGCTCGAGGATAAGAGGCCGGGGCTAAAGCTACAGATGGTGTCCAAGCTTGCAAAGAGGGTTGAGGATTACCCGAAGCCGAAGGGCTCTATAGGCAGGTGCCCGAGCTGCGGCCTCCTGTCCTCCGGCGGGGAGTGCAGCTTCTGCAGGGTAACCAGAAGGGCTCTTGGGAGGCCTATGGGGCCTGTTGTTAGAGAGTGGTTTAGGAGGAGGGCGCAGGAGCTGGGTCTCGGGGCTAGCTGGAGGAGCTCCTTATCCTGA